The genomic segment CGTGTGAAGATCGATGAACTGGATGCATATTTTGCGGATAAATTTACATTTTAACTGAATAAAGTGCAAAGCAGTTATTCGGTTATGTGAGTGAACAACAAAGTGGATGATTATATCCGCATGACTGAAAAAAACAGCAAGGGAGCTGTATCGGATGGGAATCCGGGCACTCCTTTGCTGTTTTTTATTACAAAATATAGATTATAAAAATTCGACATCAAAAGTTGCCAAAATAATTTTTGCTTGTGTAAATATTCATTTTTTAGTATAATGAGCAATAATAACATGAAAAGGGGGCAATAAAAATGAGCGAAAAGAAAAAAAGTGGTGGAGCTTTACTTGGCGCAGCGTTTCTGATGGCCACATCTGCAATCGGACCTGGATTCCTGACACAGACAGCAACCTTTACCGGGCAGTATCAGGCAAGTTTTGGATTTGTTATCCTGGTTTCCGTAATCCTTGCAGCCATTGCACAGATGAATATCTGGCGCGTGCTTTGTGTAACCGGACTTCGTGGACAGGATGTTTCCAATAAGGTACTTCCGGGACTGGGATATCTGGTATCTATACTGATTGTATTTGGTGGTCTGGTATTTAATATCGGAAACGTAGGTGGCGGAGCACTTGGTTTTAACACATTGCTTGGAATACCTACCAAAGTTGGTTACATACTGGCAGGTCTTTTGGCAATCCTGGTGTTTGTGCTGAAAAATGCCAAAAGTGCCATGGATACTATTACCAAGGTACTGGGTGCCATTATGATTATCGTAATCTTTGTTGTGATCATTGTGGTAAAACCACCGGTAGGAAGTGCATTGAAGAATACATTTGTACCGGAAGCCGGTGCCACAAATCTGATTCCTGCAATCCTTACACTTCTGGGAGGTACTGTTGGAGGATATATCACTTTCTCTGGCGCACACCGTCTGATTGATGCAGGAATTACAGGCGAGAAGAACCTGAAAGAGATTAATAAGAGTTCTGTTATGGGTATGATCATTGCCACTATTGTACGTATTTTCCTGTTCCTGGCTGTTTTGGGCGTTGTTGTCAAGGGTGTAACACTGGATGCTGCAAATCCTGCAGCAGATGCCTTTAAGCAGGGGGCTGGTGAAATCGGATACCGGTTTGCAGGTCTGGTTCTTCTGTGCGCAGCTATCACATCCATCATTGGTGCGGCTTATACTTCTGTTTCTTTCCTTAAGACTTTCAGTAAGTCTATTGAAGAAAATGAAAATAAAGTGATCATTGGATTTATCGTTATTTCCACAGCAATTATGTTTATTCTTGGTAATCCGGCAGTACTTCTTGTACTTGCAGGTGCTGTGAACGGTCTGATCCTTCCGATCACCCTGGCAATCTGCCTGATCGCTGCACATAAGAAATCCATTATGGGAGAGAATTATCATCATCCGGTAGTACTTACCATTCTTGGAGTGATCGTGGTAGTTCTTACAGCATACCTCGGTGTAACTACATTTGTATCTAAGATCGGTACATTGTTATAATTGAGGAAAATGTATCCGGTTTTCAGACTGGAGAGTATATCAAAAAGGTGTGATCGTCCAGGTTACACCTTTTTGGTTCATTAACAGCCATGTGATGCAGAAAGAAGCAGATAAAAAGACATGGCGAAAAGATTAAGAAAAGAGGAGCAGATTATGCCGGACATTAGAATTTTAACAGAAGGTGATTCTTCTGTTCTGGTTGAATTTGGCAAAAAGATCAGTCCGGAGATCAACCGGAAGATCACTGCCACTGTACAGCTTATGAAAGAACAGCATATAGAGGGAGTTGTAGATATGATCCCTGCGTTCTGTTCTTTGCTGGTTAATTATGACCCGCGTGTGATTTCCTACGATGACCTGAAAAAAAGACTGGAAATTCTGTTAAAGATGGAAGTTACAGCAGGTGAAGGATGCAGAAAAGTTTATGAGATTCCTGTATGCTATGGAGGAGAATATGGTCCGGATATTGAGAATATTGCAGAACATGCCGGACTTTCCGTAGAGGAAGTAATAAAGATTCATTCTTCCAGAGATTACCTGATCTATATGCTTGGTTTTCTTCCGGGCTTTTGTTATCTGGGCGGGCTGGATGAAAGGATCCATACACCCCGTCTTGCAAATCCCAGAATCAAGATCAATGCAGGAAGTGTGGGAATCGGTGGTTCCCAGACAGGGATTTATCCTCTGGATTCTCCGGGAGGATGGCAGCTGATGGGAATGACACCTGTAAAAACCTATGATCCGGACCGTGAAATCCCGATTCTGGTAGAGGCAGGAGATTATATCCGTTTTGTACCGATCGATGAAGATGAGTACAAACGGATCAGAGAATTAGTAGAACGTGGCGAATACCAGTGCACCGTTCATGAGGAGGCATAAAATGGGAATTCGTATATTAAAAGGCGGAATGATGACAACGGTTCAGGATCTGGGGCGTTATGGATATCAGAGTCAGGGATTCAGTGTGGCAGGAGTCATGGATGTCCGTTCATTCAAAATAGCCAATCTTCTTCTGGATAATCCGGAGAATGAGGCAGTATTGGAGATAACGCTGATAGGCCCAACCCTTGAATTTACATCAGCTACTATCATTGCAATCACAGGCGGAGATTTCCAGCCAACCATTAATGGAGAGCCGGCTCCCATGTATACAGCCCTGTATATGAATAAGGGAGATGTACTGAAATTTGGAAGCGCCAGAACGGGAAGCAGAGGTTATATTGCTTTTTCCAGTTATCTGGATATTCCGGTAGTGATGGGAAGCCGATGCACCAATTTAAAGAGTGGTCTGGGCGGATTTAAGGGAAGAAAACTGGAAGCGGACGATTATATCGGATTTCGTATTAAGAGACGTTATCTGCCGTTTTTCCTTTCCCGAAAGCTTGATATGGATGAGTTTGATCAGACAGAAGCAACACTGCGGGTAGTAATGGGACCGCAGGATGGTATGTTCAGCAAACAGGGCATCCAGACTTTCCTGGGCAGTGAGTATACAGTGACAAATGAATTTGACCGTATGGGCTGCAGGCTGGAGGGACCGTTTATTGCTCCTAAGAAGACTTCGGATATTATTTCCGACGGAATCGCATTTGGGGCTATACAGGTACCTTCCCATGGTAAACCTATCATTCTGCTGGCTGACCGTCAGACAACGGGCGGTTATGGGAAAATTGCCACAGTGGCATCTGTGGATATTCCCAAGCTGGTACAGAGAAAAACAGATGATAAGATACATTTCAAGGCAATTACCGTACAGGAGGCTCAGGCTCTTTATGTTGAGGAAATGAAAGAACTTGACGGACTGAGAAAGATCATTCATCAGCCATGTAAAGAGGTTCTGGATTGCCGTCTGGTGGCAAAGAGACTGCGAAAGCTGTTTGAAGAATAACCATAAAAATAATATAGAATAGACAGAAAGGATAATGTTCGATGGATTTAGAGAAGATTGAGGGATTGGTAAAGATTATTGAGGATTCATCACTTAACGAATTCACATATAAGGACAAGGATGTAAAGATTACAATGAGCAAGTTGGATCATCCTCCTGTAGTTGCAGCGGGAGTACCTGTGGCTGCATCTGCACCTGTGAATACAACTGTGGAAAAGGCTGAGGAAGAAGAGGAGGAAAGTCTGTTTATCACTTCTCCTATCGTGGGAACCTTCTATTCAGCAGCTGCTCCGGATGTACCTGCCTTTGTAAAGGTGGGAGATCAGGTAAAGGCAGGACAGACAGTCTGCATTCTGGAAGCTATGAAGCTTATGAATGAGATCCAGAGTGACTATGACTGTGAGATTGAAGCAGTTCTGGTAAGCAATGAACAGAAAGTAGAATATGGACAGCCTCTGTTCCGCGTTAAGAGACTGTAGGATAAGGAGGCTTTCATATTGTTTAATAAAATTTTGATCGCCAACCGTGGGGAGATTGCAGTTCGGATCATACGTGCCTGCAGGAATCTGGGGATCCGAAGTGTAGCTGTTTATTCTAAGGAAGATGCCAAGAGCCTTCATGTACAGCTGGCAGACCAGCGTATCTGTATCGGAGAAGGTCCTGCCAGAAACAGCTACCTGAACATGGACCGGATCATTGCTGCAGCAGAAAATATGGGAGCAGATGCTATCCATCCCGGTTTTGGCTTTCTTTCAGAAAACAGTGAGTTTGTCCGCAAATGCAAAGAAAACGGAATTACCTTTATCGGACCGGATGCGGATGTGATCGATAAGATGGGAAATAAATCCCATGCCCGT from the Blautia wexlerae DSM 19850 genome contains:
- a CDS encoding NRAMP family divalent metal transporter; its protein translation is MSEKKKSGGALLGAAFLMATSAIGPGFLTQTATFTGQYQASFGFVILVSVILAAIAQMNIWRVLCVTGLRGQDVSNKVLPGLGYLVSILIVFGGLVFNIGNVGGGALGFNTLLGIPTKVGYILAGLLAILVFVLKNAKSAMDTITKVLGAIMIIVIFVVIIVVKPPVGSALKNTFVPEAGATNLIPAILTLLGGTVGGYITFSGAHRLIDAGITGEKNLKEINKSSVMGMIIATIVRIFLFLAVLGVVVKGVTLDAANPAADAFKQGAGEIGYRFAGLVLLCAAITSIIGAAYTSVSFLKTFSKSIEENENKVIIGFIVISTAIMFILGNPAVLLVLAGAVNGLILPITLAICLIAAHKKSIMGENYHHPVVLTILGVIVVVLTAYLGVTTFVSKIGTLL
- the pxpB gene encoding 5-oxoprolinase subunit PxpB, with protein sequence MPDIRILTEGDSSVLVEFGKKISPEINRKITATVQLMKEQHIEGVVDMIPAFCSLLVNYDPRVISYDDLKKRLEILLKMEVTAGEGCRKVYEIPVCYGGEYGPDIENIAEHAGLSVEEVIKIHSSRDYLIYMLGFLPGFCYLGGLDERIHTPRLANPRIKINAGSVGIGGSQTGIYPLDSPGGWQLMGMTPVKTYDPDREIPILVEAGDYIRFVPIDEDEYKRIRELVERGEYQCTVHEEA
- the accB gene encoding acetyl-CoA carboxylase biotin carboxyl carrier protein, yielding MDLEKIEGLVKIIEDSSLNEFTYKDKDVKITMSKLDHPPVVAAGVPVAASAPVNTTVEKAEEEEEESLFITSPIVGTFYSAAAPDVPAFVKVGDQVKAGQTVCILEAMKLMNEIQSDYDCEIEAVLVSNEQKVEYGQPLFRVKRL
- a CDS encoding biotin-dependent carboxyltransferase family protein, yielding MGIRILKGGMMTTVQDLGRYGYQSQGFSVAGVMDVRSFKIANLLLDNPENEAVLEITLIGPTLEFTSATIIAITGGDFQPTINGEPAPMYTALYMNKGDVLKFGSARTGSRGYIAFSSYLDIPVVMGSRCTNLKSGLGGFKGRKLEADDYIGFRIKRRYLPFFLSRKLDMDEFDQTEATLRVVMGPQDGMFSKQGIQTFLGSEYTVTNEFDRMGCRLEGPFIAPKKTSDIISDGIAFGAIQVPSHGKPIILLADRQTTGGYGKIATVASVDIPKLVQRKTDDKIHFKAITVQEAQALYVEEMKELDGLRKIIHQPCKEVLDCRLVAKRLRKLFEE